From the genome of Hathewaya histolytica, one region includes:
- a CDS encoding ABC transporter ATP-binding protein — MFVEVKDLSFKYKNSKRETIKNFNIEIQKGETVGILGESGSGKSTILRLIAGLEENVKGTIIIDGKAILDRDTFLPPEKRGLGMVFQDYALFPHMTVEENIKFGLKKMKREEKNNRVQEMLKLIDLQGFEKRYPYELSGGQQQRVAIGRAVAPKPSILLLDEPFSNLDANLQGKIRGELKDIINKIGITSIFVTHDKEDALAIADKVIILKDGNIIAFGDPKEVI, encoded by the coding sequence ATGTTTGTAGAAGTTAAGGACTTAAGCTTTAAATATAAAAATTCTAAAAGAGAGACTATTAAAAATTTTAATATAGAAATACAAAAGGGTGAAACAGTTGGAATACTAGGTGAAAGTGGTAGTGGAAAAAGTACAATATTAAGGTTAATAGCAGGGCTTGAGGAAAATGTTAAGGGAACAATTATAATAGATGGAAAAGCTATATTGGACAGAGATACATTTCTTCCTCCAGAGAAAAGAGGATTAGGAATGGTGTTTCAGGATTATGCATTATTTCCCCACATGACCGTAGAAGAAAATATAAAATTTGGACTTAAAAAAATGAAAAGAGAAGAAAAGAACAATAGAGTTCAAGAAATGCTAAAACTAATAGATTTGCAAGGCTTTGAGAAGAGATATCCTTATGAATTAAGTGGGGGACAGCAGCAGAGAGTAGCCATAGGAAGAGCAGTAGCACCTAAGCCATCAATTCTTCTTTTAGATGAGCCTTTTAGTAATTTGGACGCTAATCTTCAAGGAAAAATAAGAGGTGAACTTAAGGATATAATAAACAAAATAGGAATAACCTCAATATTTGTAACCCATGATAAAGAAGATGCACTAGCTATTGCAGATAAAGTTATCATACTAAAGGATGGGAATATTATAGCTTTTGGAGATCCTAAGGAAGTTATATAA
- a CDS encoding phosphoglycerate dehydrogenase encodes MKKLLMTFGFIKGREEELRSLGYKVFIERENSLEFKDYMKEIDVVIGYDTFSMVDLNKFENLKWMQLSSVGFEHLPKDKIKNRDILITNNKDSYSIPIGEWIVCSILELTKRRPIAYENKLKKKWKIDFKVEELYGKTIGFIGTGNIAREAAKRLKSFGVNIIGVNTKGKCVEYFDKCYSLEEMDKVLEHSHAVIVTIPHTNKTHGLIDKSKLEKLRSDAIFINVSRGSIIDEDALINLLKNNKIKGAALDVFKIEPLPEDSPLWNLDNVILTCHNSWISENIAERRWQLFIENLKRYTNGEELLNIVNLDKGY; translated from the coding sequence ATGAAAAAATTATTAATGACCTTTGGATTTATAAAAGGAAGAGAAGAAGAGCTTAGAAGTTTAGGCTATAAAGTATTTATTGAAAGAGAAAATTCCCTAGAGTTTAAAGATTATATGAAAGAGATAGATGTAGTAATTGGATATGACACCTTTAGCATGGTAGATTTAAATAAATTTGAAAACCTAAAGTGGATGCAACTAAGCAGCGTAGGTTTTGAGCATCTTCCAAAGGATAAAATTAAAAATAGAGATATACTAATTACTAATAATAAGGATAGCTACAGCATTCCCATAGGAGAGTGGATAGTATGTAGCATTCTCGAACTTACCAAAAGAAGACCTATTGCTTATGAAAATAAACTAAAAAAGAAATGGAAAATTGACTTTAAGGTAGAAGAGCTCTATGGAAAAACCATAGGTTTTATAGGCACAGGAAACATTGCAAGGGAAGCTGCTAAAAGATTAAAATCCTTTGGAGTAAACATAATAGGAGTAAACACAAAAGGCAAATGCGTAGAGTACTTTGATAAATGTTATTCCCTAGAAGAAATGGACAAAGTACTAGAACATAGTCATGCTGTGATAGTTACCATACCTCACACAAATAAAACTCATGGCCTAATAGATAAATCAAAACTTGAAAAACTTCGCAGTGATGCAATTTTCATAAACGTATCAAGAGGAAGCATTATAGATGAAGATGCCTTAATTAATCTCCTTAAAAATAATAAAATTAAAGGTGCTGCCCTAGATGTATTTAAAATAGAACCTCTACCAGAAGATAGCCCACTATGGAATCTAGATAACGTAATCCTAACTTGCCATAATTCCTGGATAAGTGAAAACATAGCAGAAAGACGCTGGCAACTATTCATAGAAAACTTAAAAAGATATACAAATGGAGAAGAACTATTAAACATAGTAAATTTAGATAAGGGTTATTAA
- a CDS encoding YbaN family protein has protein sequence MFKFKKVMFLFVGIISLVLGLVGIALPVLPTTPFLLLSSYCFCKSSDRLYFWFKGTKLYKKHVEDFSKNRCMPLKSKICILAFASSMLMLTFIFSKSIHLRIFIVVLMITKYYYFIFKIKTKERLPYYDR, from the coding sequence ATGTTTAAGTTTAAAAAAGTTATGTTTTTATTTGTTGGAATTATTTCTCTTGTATTAGGTCTAGTTGGAATAGCTTTACCAGTACTACCAACTACACCATTTTTATTACTTTCTTCCTATTGCTTCTGTAAATCTTCCGATAGACTTTATTTTTGGTTTAAAGGAACTAAGTTATACAAAAAACATGTTGAAGATTTTTCTAAAAATAGATGTATGCCTTTAAAGAGTAAAATTTGTATATTAGCTTTCGCATCTTCTATGCTTATGCTTACATTTATTTTCAGTAAAAGTATTCATTTAAGAATTTTTATAGTAGTTCTTATGATAACTAAGTATTACTATTTTATATTTAAAATAAAAACTAAAGAAAGGTTGCCATATTATGATAGATAA
- a CDS encoding ABC transporter ATP-binding protein/permease: protein MIDKRLLTLSEGSKKWIVLNVLMNWISLILNIITIISIGYYVEFTYKSGLDKSRTISTMLIILSAIIVRFVCDYMSVRFSYKSSVEARLNLRNTIYKKLLALGINYNKQVSTSEVVQVTVDGVEQLEIYFGKYLPQFFYSLLAPITLFIVLSFINFKTALVLLLCVPLIPVSIIAIMKLAKKLLSKYWGIYVNLGDTFLENLQGLTTLKIYNRYEDRNIKMNEEAENFRKITMKVLSMQLNSINIMDLIAFGGSALGIIITLREAALGRVSIGGAFSIILLSAEFFIPLRLLGSFFHIAMNGIAASEKIFRLLDMEEEKNNMEEVKNLENINIEIKDLDFSYEKERNILKNINLNIENKKITALVGVSGCGKSTISNIILGFYKDYDGNVLLNGHELRDIPRKQLMRNISLITHNSYIFAGTFEENLRMGKADATEKEMYEALKRVNLYDFVLSQDKELKAEIKERGSNLSGGQKQRLALARALLYNSEIYVFDEATSNIDVESEDQIMNVISELSKDKTIILISHRLYNVKIADKIYVLSKGEIKEEGNHHSLMERESLYFNLVREQEVLENIGGVEHA, encoded by the coding sequence ATGATAGATAAACGCTTACTAACCCTTTCAGAAGGGTCTAAGAAATGGATTGTTTTAAATGTTTTAATGAACTGGATTAGCTTAATACTAAATATAATAACTATAATTTCTATTGGCTATTATGTTGAATTTACTTATAAGTCTGGATTAGATAAAAGTAGAACTATAAGCACCATGCTAATTATATTATCAGCTATAATTGTAAGATTTGTATGTGATTATATGTCTGTTAGATTTTCATATAAATCCTCTGTGGAGGCTAGATTAAATTTAAGAAATACTATATATAAAAAGTTATTGGCTTTGGGAATAAATTATAATAAACAGGTTTCTACCTCTGAGGTGGTACAAGTTACTGTAGATGGGGTTGAACAACTTGAGATTTATTTTGGAAAATATCTTCCCCAATTTTTCTATAGTCTTTTAGCTCCTATAACTTTATTTATAGTACTTAGCTTTATTAATTTTAAGACTGCCCTAGTGTTACTATTATGCGTGCCATTAATTCCTGTATCTATTATAGCTATAATGAAGCTTGCAAAAAAACTTCTATCTAAATACTGGGGCATATATGTAAACCTAGGAGATACATTCCTTGAAAATCTTCAAGGACTTACTACTTTAAAAATTTATAATAGATATGAAGATAGAAATATTAAGATGAATGAAGAGGCAGAAAACTTCAGAAAAATAACTATGAAGGTTTTATCTATGCAGTTAAATTCTATTAATATAATGGACTTGATAGCTTTTGGTGGAAGTGCTTTAGGTATAATTATAACCCTTAGAGAGGCTGCACTAGGTAGGGTTTCTATTGGTGGTGCTTTCTCCATTATATTATTATCAGCAGAATTCTTTATTCCTTTAAGACTTTTGGGTTCATTTTTCCACATTGCTATGAATGGTATAGCAGCTTCTGAAAAGATTTTTAGACTTTTAGATATGGAAGAAGAGAAAAACAATATGGAAGAAGTAAAGAATTTAGAAAACATAAATATAGAAATTAAGGATTTAGATTTTTCTTATGAAAAAGAGAGAAACATATTAAAAAATATAAATTTAAATATAGAAAACAAAAAAATTACTGCATTAGTAGGGGTTTCTGGTTGTGGAAAAAGCACTATATCCAATATAATTTTAGGTTTTTATAAGGATTATGACGGAAATGTGCTTTTAAATGGTCACGAGCTTAGAGATATACCTAGAAAACAGTTAATGAGAAATATTAGTTTAATCACTCATAATAGTTATATTTTTGCTGGCACCTTTGAGGAAAATCTTAGAATGGGAAAAGCTGATGCAACGGAAAAAGAAATGTATGAGGCTTTAAAAAGGGTTAACTTATATGACTTTGTACTGTCTCAAGATAAAGAGTTAAAAGCTGAAATAAAAGAAAGAGGATCAAATTTATCAGGAGGTCAAAAGCAAAGGTTGGCACTAGCTAGGGCTTTACTTTATAATAGTGAAATTTATGTTTTTGATGAGGCAACTTCTAATATTGATGTAGAAAGTGAAGATCAAATTATGAATGTAATTTCAGAGCTTTCAAAGGATAAAACTATAATTTTAATTTCACATAGGCTTTATAATGTTAAAATTGCAGATAAAATTTATGTTTTATCAAAGGGTGAAATAAAGGAAGAAGGAAATCATCATAGTCTTATGGAAAGGGAATCTCTTTACTTTAATTTAGTTCGTGAGCAAGAGGTTTTAGAAAATATAGGGGGTGTAGAGCATGCGTAG